In the Blautia coccoides genome, ACCGGATAGCAAAGAAATTGGACAGCAGATTTTTATGGGAAGAACTGAAGAGTATGGAAAGCTGAGGATAGACACGGGGAAAAAACTCCGTGTCTTTTTTTTGAATAATATTTGAGAGCAGACGGTTTTCCGACGAATTCCTGGTACAAATTAGTTATCACTCAGATGACGAAAAACGGAAAGGAGTAACAGCGAAAATGAAGAAAGAAGTATTTACCCCAAAAGGAATGAAGGTATTCGGGGGACCCGTGGCTGAGGCAGTTATTGCAGGGGGATTTGCTTTTGTTTCAGGACAAATTGCCCTGGATCCTGAGACAGGTGATATTATTCACGGAACGATCCAGGAGGAGACAAGGGCAGCTCTCAGCAATCTGAAGCTGCTGGTGGAGGAGATGGGAGCCTCTCTGGAGGATGTGGTGAAATGCGATGTGTTCTTATCCACGATGAAAGATTTTGATGCCATGAATGAAATATATGCAGAATTTTTCGGCACCGAATGTCCGCCGGCCAGATGCGGCGTTGCCCTTGAACTGTGGGGCGGCATGAAGATTGAAGTGGGAGCCATTGTAAAACTGTAGATGGAGGATGGCATATGATAATAAATGAAGTTAAACGATCAGAACTGGAAACAATCCATGAAAAAACTTTATATCTGCTGGAACATGTAGGCGTGGATTTTGAACACACGGAGCTTCTGGAGCTTTACAGAAAACAGGGAATACGCACAGAGGGAAACCGTGTATATTTTGACAGGAAAACAGTGGAGCGGGCGTTGTCCACAGTACCGCCCAGCTTTATACTGAAGACACCTTTTGAGGAACTGAAGATCGGAGAAGGAGGACAGGCCATCAGTTCTTCATCGGGAGCAAGGAAAATTCTGAGGGATAATAACGTGTATGATCCCACTCCGCAAGACTATGTGAATATCCGTAAACTGGACGCATCCAGCAGCATGATCAATCTGTCCAGCTCACCTCTGACCTATGTTCCGGCATTCCCAAAAGAGAGGGCAGAGGTTATCAAGGGAGCGCTTACTCTGAAGTATTCCACGCATCCTGTCATCATGTCCTGTTTTGGAAAGACGGATGCAGAGGAGACCATACAACTGGCCCGTGATTTTTATGATACAGACGAGGGCTATTTTACTATCGGTGTAGGAAATGTCATCTCACCTCTGCGCTATGCAAAGGATGATATAGAAGGACAGCTTGCCTACACAAAGAGAAATCTTCCGGTAGTGATCGCCTGCTGTGCGATCCCGGGTATGACCAGTCCGGTGACACTGGGCGGAACCATTGTCCAGAACAATGCGGAAGTGCTTGCTGGTGTTATTATGACCCAGCTTGTCAATCCGGGGGCACCGGTAGTCTATGGAAACACCACCTATGTCTCCAACATGAGAAAAGCCATGCCGGTATCCTGGGGCTGTGAGGAGGCACTGTTTATTCAATATGCAAAGGCTATGGCAGATTACTACCACGTGCCCTGCCGAACCGGAGGCTCCCTGTCCATGGGAAAAGAACTGGATTACCAGAATGGAGCGGAGACGGCCATGTCCCTTATGACCAGTCTTGATGTAAAGGCAGACTTTATTTTCCACTCCTTCGGGGAGATGGACGGCCTGAATGTCTTCAGCTTTGAGAAATATGTGCTGGACGAACAGATGATGGCTGCCAGAAAGTCTGTGGAGAGCATTGATATCTTCTCAGAGGAAGATATGGATCTGGAGACCATTCAGGAAGTGGGACCGGGCGGAAATTATCTGGCAGAGGAGGAAACCATCCTTCGTTACCGCACGGAAATCTACTATCCGGAGCTTTACAGCCTGGAAAATTATGCGGACTGGGAGAGAAACGGAAGAGTCTCCGTGGAACAAAAGGCAAAAGAAAGAGTGGAAAAACGCCTGAAAGAATACACGGCGCCGGAGTACACCGAAAAGCAGAGAGCTGTGCTTGAAAAAGCTCTGGAGGGATTTGACCTGTAATATGAGAACGCATACGGCTGTCTGCCCTGTGCGATAAAGGAAAAGCGAAAGAAGAGGGAGGTTGTTCTATGACCATTATTGATAACGTAGTAGTTGTTGTCTGTTTCATCGGTATTCTGCTGGTAGGTTATTATTTTTCAAAAACATCACAGGATATGGACAGTTTTTATAAAGCAAACAGGGCTTTGCCCTGGTCTCTGGTAGTCGGCACATTAATGGCGTCCTGGTATGGTGGTGCAGGTGTTGTGGGTACAGTTGGATATTCCACCACCATGGGTTTTGCCGGATTCTTTATCTGGTCTATCGGTGCCCATGCAGTGCGCTTTCCCCTTGCTCTGTGGGTGGCACCCAGGATTTCTGTAAAGGCAAAGGGTACAATTCCGGATCTTCTGAGGGTACATTACGGAAAATTTGCCGCTGTGTTGGGGGCTATAGTCATTGTGATCACCTGTCTTTCCATTGGAGAGATCGCGGCTGTAGGGTATGTAGGTGAAGGTGCCTGGCATGCAGACAAGGTGATGGTAGCGGCTATTGTTGTGGCTATCTCCATTGGAGTTACCTGTCTGGGCGGCCTCATGGGCGTAGCTGTTACGGATATGATATTCTTTTTCCTGATGGTTACCTGTGTGTCCTCCGCGTTTCCAAAGCTGTTTTTTGATGTGGGAGGACTGGAAGGAATCAAGGCAGCTCTGAGCGGCCCGGCTCCGGAGATGCTCACGGTCTTTGGAGGAATCCCAATTCCGCAGGCTGCAATTTTGATCATTCTCTGTATCAATTTGTATAAGGATCCGGCGTTTTATCAGAGATTCGCAGCCGCCAACTCTCCGAAGACAGGCAAAAGAGCCATGCTTTTGTGCTTTTCCATCTGGCTGTCCTTCGATGTAGTGACTATTATGACAGGAACGATCATCCGTGTACGTGATACCGCTCTGGCAGTCCAGCCGGAAGTTACCTATGTGGCAACTGTGGTGGAATATCTGCCGGTTGTGGCAAAAGGCCTGTTTATTGTAGGAATTCTGGGGGCGATCATCTCAACTTTGGACAGTTATTATCTGATCGGTGGGGAGATCATCTCCAATGATATTATCTACATGCTCCGAGGGGACAGAAAACTGAAAGACAGAGTCAGTATCACGATCACAAGAGTGGCTGCTGTTATTTTCGGTATTATCGGCCTCTTTACAGCATTCCGTTTTGACCGTGTGTACGATGCGTTTCTGTTTTTGAGCAGTATCAGTATGACCCTATTATTTGTGCCTATTATTGCAGCGCTGATGTTTGACGGCAAAAAGACAAACGTGGCAGGAATTGCAAGTATGATCGTGGGTGGTGTTACCTGGATCGTATTCCAGTATATATGGCCTGTGACCATATCGGGTGTAACCATTGACCCGGTTCTGATCGGTCTGCCTCTTTCCTTTGTGGCTTTCCTGATCGGAAACCGTTTCGGAAAAGATTTAAGTGCAGAACGCAGACTGAAAGGATTATAAGGAGGAAGCAATATGAAGGATCCCAAGGAAAATACAAGTGAACTGACAGAACAGCAAAAATCAGAACTGAAAGTGGAATGGCTGGGTGTGGACGGCGCTCTGGTGCTCCTCTACATTGTGCTGGCATGTATCTATGGATATGGACTGCTGAACAGTGTTGATTTTATCATCGGCATTATGGCGCCGGGAATTGCAATCCTTATAACCGTAGGCGTATTTTTGAAGTATTGTACAGAGGTTGTCTCCTTTGCCACAGGCAAAAAAGGATCAGATAAGAAAAAAGAAAAATAAAAAAATAATAAAAGCAGGTAAAGGAAACAGGTACAGGGCTATGCGGCAGATATGCTGCATAGGACCGCCCTGTGCGTGACAAACGGTAAAGATCAGCAGGCGGGCTGAATAACAGACCCCGCTGAGTGAAGGATTTGTATGGAGGTATAGATTTATGAAGATAGAATGTTTTCCTGTGAAAATGAAAGAAGAGGAAGCTCTCAAAATCGCCGGAGGAGGAAAAAACCCTATTATACGGGCATTGTTCGGAAGAAAGAAAATCAACCTCCGTATTATGTATCTGGAAAGCCGTTATATTACTTATGAAATGACATATAAAGACAATATTATCGTCAGGACCATCAAGAAGAAAAAAGAAGAGGACAGGCAGAAGATCCGAGTGATGGTGGAGGCCACCACATGTAGTGCATCTTATGTGGAGGATGACATTGCCACAGAAGTAAAAGAGGTGGAAGAAAATGATATCCAGCCCACTTACTATGAAGACAAAAGGCTTACAGACTGCGGTGCTATCATGGCAGGACGGATGGTCAGACGTCATGTGGGAAGGAATTTAGCGATAAAACCGGTTGAGGAGAGAAAGGTATACCGTCCGTTTTATATAGCCATATATGGAGATATGGTGGAAGGTACAAAAGCCAGATATATGCCTATAGCGGCAGACGGAAATGTAGTGTGCAGAAACTTTTAAAGGGGAAAAGAGGAAAGAATAAAATGAAAAAGGTGATATTGGGCAAAAAACTGACCATAGAAGAATTTATGGCGGTGGTGCGGTTTCATGCAGAAGTGGATTTTTCTAATGAATACAGACAGCGTGTGGAGAAATCAAGAAAGATCGTAGAGACGTGTGTGGAGGAAGAACGTGTAGTATACGGCACCACTACCGGTTTTGGCGCGCTGGTCACAAAGACCATAGGGAAAGAGGATGCGGAGAAATTACAGAGGAATATAATACTGACCCATTCCACCAGTGTCGGGGAGCCATTCAAAGAGGAAGAGGTAAGAGCCATTATCCTGATGGTGCTGCAGAGCCTTGGCATGGGAGTCAGCGGTGTGCGCATGGAGCTGTTGGAGCGGTACCGGGATTTTTTGAACAAAGATCTGATACCGTATACACCACGGGAAGGTTCCGTGGGATATCTGTGTGCGGAGGGACATATCGCGGCAGCCTTGATCGGAGAGGGAAGAGCGTATTACCGGGGAGAACTCTCGGACAGCAAAACAGCACTTCACAGGGCAGGCATGGAACCCTTCGTGCTCAGCTATAAAGAGGGGCTGGCACTTCTGAACGGAACTTCTTCCCCTACAGCCCTGGCTGCTGTTGCCGTTTATGATCTGCTGAAAGCTGTGGAATCCGCCGACTTAGTGGCTGCCATGTCTTTTGAGATGCTGGGCGGGCTTCTGCGCGCCTATGATGAGAGTGTGTTAAACTGCCGTCCCCAGAAAGAGCTTCTGGAGACTGCCGACATTATCAAACGCATGCTGCACGGTTCCCAGGTGACAACAAAAGCCGAGGGGACTCATGTGCAGGACCCCTTATCTCTCAGATGTATCCCGCAGCTTCACGGCGCGGTGAAGAAGACATTAAGGGATGCCTGGGCTGCTGTTGAGGTGGAGATCAACGGATGCGCGGACAATCCTATTGTGTGTGGAGCAGCGGATGACCCGCAGGTGTTTTCCAATGGAAATCCAGACGCGTCCTATGTGGGGATCGAGATGGATTCTGCCTGTATTGCGGCCACAGCGGCGGCGAAAATGTCCGAGCGCAGAAATGTCCGTTTTCTGGATGAAAAACTGTCGCCGTATCCTTATTTCCTGATCAAAAAGCCAGGGTTGAATTCCGGTCTTATGATACCCCAGTATACACAGGCAGGGCTGCTCAATGATATGAAAATTTTATCCACCCCGGCCTCCGTGGACAGTGTGACCACCAGTGCCAATCAGGAGGACTATGTATCCATGGGATACAACGCATGCAAAAAAGCTCTCGGTATAGCAGAAAAGTTTGAGTATGTTCTGGCAATCGAACTGTTCTCCGCATATCAGGCACAGCAGTTTGTGGATCCTTCCCTTACAAGAGGAGAGGGGACAAAAGCGGTACTGGAAGCCATGAAAGACCTGGTTCCGGTCATGGAGGAGGATATTTACCTGTATCCTTATCTGGAGAAGATCAGGAACTGGATCCATGACGGAGGACTGTTAGAGAGCGCGGGATGCGTGCTGAAAAGTGAAAAAAACAGAAAATAAAGTCTGGATCTACGTCATCCGAAAAAGAAGAAAGTACCGGTAAAAAAGAGAAACAGAGGAGGAATTCAAATGCAGCTTACACAGCACCAGCAGGATATGCTGGACGGAAAATATGGAAAAGGGACAGCCTATGCCATGAAGATACAGGTGGCGATCGGAGAGTCCTTCGGAGCCGAAAAAATGGTTCCTATTACGAGAGCACATGTGGCTTTGTCGAATCAGGAGGCAGACCTGTGGTTTGCAGAAAAAATGCTGGCAGGAGGCGCAAAATGCCGTGTGACCCCAACAGTAAACCCCGGTTTTTGTCTGGAATTTTTCAAGAACAGGGATATGGTGGCACCAGAATATGCGGATCTGATGCAGAGAACACATAATGCCTACAAAGCACTGGGGGCACAGCTCAGCTATAACTGCACCCCTTATATCGATACCAATGTGCCAAATTACAGGGAGGTGACGGCCTTTTCTGAATCCAGCGCAACGCCTTACATCAACGCTGTGTGGGGAGCAAGGAGTAACCGGGAGGGTGCCAACAGCGCACTGTGTGCAGCCATTACAGGTTATGTACCGGAATACGGTCTTTTGCTGGATGAGAACCGGAAAGGGGATATCCTGGTGGACATACAGGCAGACGTAAAAAATGATTTTGACTATCATATCATCGGCATGCTGGGCAAAAAAATCGGGGAGGGTATTCCTGTCTTTACAGGATTTCCCAAGGAGACCATCACAAAAGAAGCACTGAGAAACCTGGGGGCACAGTTGAATACCTCAGGTGCCTACGGCATGTATCATATTGTGGGATTCACACCGGAGGCTCCCGATCTGGAGACTGCCTTTGGAGGAAAGAAGCCGAAGAAAACGGTGGTCATCACCAATGAGGATAAAAAAGAGATCCTAAAAGAAATATCTCTGGACGGCAGCAGGAAAATTGATTTTGCCATGTTCGGATGCCCTCATTTCACACTGGAGGAAGTAAAGTATATCGCAGAAAAACTGGAAGGAAAGAAACTGGAAAAAGAAATGTGGATCCTCACCTCCAGCCATGTAAAGGAGATGGCAGTCCGTATGGGATTTGATGAGATCATTACCGGCGCAGGCGGGTTTATAGTGCCTGACAGTTGTCCGGACCAGCCCTGCTGGAGACATCTGACAGGGAAAGTGGGAATCACGGAATCACCGAAATGTGCCTACTATCCGCAGAGAAGAGGAATCCATTTTGTTATCCGTGATCTGGATACATGTATCGAAGCAGCACTCACCGGGGAGGTAAAATGACATGGGAAAAAAATTTAAATGCCATAAGATTTCTGAGGGACGCGCGGAAGCACAGGCCATTATATCAAAAGATCATATTATGTTCTACCTGATAGACCCGGCTACGGGAACAGTCATAGAGAAAGCGCATGATCTGGAGGGAAGATCCGTTGCCCATAAGGTGCTCATTTTTCCGGGCGGAAAGGGAAGTTCTGTGGTACAGGCAGATGGTCTTTATCAGTTGAACCAGAAGGAAAATTCACCGGCAGCTATGATCATTGAGCACCCGGAAACCGTTCTGGTGTCCAGCGCCATTATCATGGAAGTGCCCATGGTGGACCGGGTAGAGCCTGCGTTTTACCAAACCGTAAAAGACGGGGACAGGATCGTAGTGGACGCGGACCGGGAGATCATCGAAATCCTGGAGGAAACGGAGGAGTGCAAGTGATTCATTTGACAAAGGAAGAACAGGATATCCTGGACGGAAAAAAGGGAAAGCTCTGTCAGACGGCACTGGAAAATATTGTGCGCTATGCGCAGGTGCTGGGGGCGGACAGACTCTGTAAAGTGAC is a window encoding:
- a CDS encoding aconitase X swivel domain-containing protein, which encodes MGKKFKCHKISEGRAEAQAIISKDHIMFYLIDPATGTVIEKAHDLEGRSVAHKVLIFPGGKGSSVVQADGLYQLNQKENSPAAMIIEHPETVLVSSAIIMEVPMVDRVEPAFYQTVKDGDRIVVDADREIIEILEETEECK
- a CDS encoding aconitase X catalytic domain-containing protein; amino-acid sequence: MQLTQHQQDMLDGKYGKGTAYAMKIQVAIGESFGAEKMVPITRAHVALSNQEADLWFAEKMLAGGAKCRVTPTVNPGFCLEFFKNRDMVAPEYADLMQRTHNAYKALGAQLSYNCTPYIDTNVPNYREVTAFSESSATPYINAVWGARSNREGANSALCAAITGYVPEYGLLLDENRKGDILVDIQADVKNDFDYHIIGMLGKKIGEGIPVFTGFPKETITKEALRNLGAQLNTSGAYGMYHIVGFTPEAPDLETAFGGKKPKKTVVITNEDKKEILKEISLDGSRKIDFAMFGCPHFTLEEVKYIAEKLEGKKLEKEMWILTSSHVKEMAVRMGFDEIITGAGGFIVPDSCPDQPCWRHLTGKVGITESPKCAYYPQRRGIHFVIRDLDTCIEAALTGEVK
- a CDS encoding sodium:solute symporter family protein is translated as MTIIDNVVVVVCFIGILLVGYYFSKTSQDMDSFYKANRALPWSLVVGTLMASWYGGAGVVGTVGYSTTMGFAGFFIWSIGAHAVRFPLALWVAPRISVKAKGTIPDLLRVHYGKFAAVLGAIVIVITCLSIGEIAAVGYVGEGAWHADKVMVAAIVVAISIGVTCLGGLMGVAVTDMIFFFLMVTCVSSAFPKLFFDVGGLEGIKAALSGPAPEMLTVFGGIPIPQAAILIILCINLYKDPAFYQRFAAANSPKTGKRAMLLCFSIWLSFDVVTIMTGTIIRVRDTALAVQPEVTYVATVVEYLPVVAKGLFIVGILGAIISTLDSYYLIGGEIISNDIIYMLRGDRKLKDRVSITITRVAAVIFGIIGLFTAFRFDRVYDAFLFLSSISMTLLFVPIIAALMFDGKKTNVAGIASMIVGGVTWIVFQYIWPVTISGVTIDPVLIGLPLSFVAFLIGNRFGKDLSAERRLKGL
- a CDS encoding HAL/PAL/TAL family ammonia-lyase; its protein translation is MKKVILGKKLTIEEFMAVVRFHAEVDFSNEYRQRVEKSRKIVETCVEEERVVYGTTTGFGALVTKTIGKEDAEKLQRNIILTHSTSVGEPFKEEEVRAIILMVLQSLGMGVSGVRMELLERYRDFLNKDLIPYTPREGSVGYLCAEGHIAAALIGEGRAYYRGELSDSKTALHRAGMEPFVLSYKEGLALLNGTSSPTALAAVAVYDLLKAVESADLVAAMSFEMLGGLLRAYDESVLNCRPQKELLETADIIKRMLHGSQVTTKAEGTHVQDPLSLRCIPQLHGAVKKTLRDAWAAVEVEINGCADNPIVCGAADDPQVFSNGNPDASYVGIEMDSACIAATAAAKMSERRNVRFLDEKLSPYPYFLIKKPGLNSGLMIPQYTQAGLLNDMKILSTPASVDSVTTSANQEDYVSMGYNACKKALGIAEKFEYVLAIELFSAYQAQQFVDPSLTRGEGTKAVLEAMKDLVPVMEEDIYLYPYLEKIRNWIHDGGLLESAGCVLKSEKNRK
- a CDS encoding trimethylamine methyltransferase family protein, encoding MIINEVKRSELETIHEKTLYLLEHVGVDFEHTELLELYRKQGIRTEGNRVYFDRKTVERALSTVPPSFILKTPFEELKIGEGGQAISSSSGARKILRDNNVYDPTPQDYVNIRKLDASSSMINLSSSPLTYVPAFPKERAEVIKGALTLKYSTHPVIMSCFGKTDAEETIQLARDFYDTDEGYFTIGVGNVISPLRYAKDDIEGQLAYTKRNLPVVIACCAIPGMTSPVTLGGTIVQNNAEVLAGVIMTQLVNPGAPVVYGNTTYVSNMRKAMPVSWGCEEALFIQYAKAMADYYHVPCRTGGSLSMGKELDYQNGAETAMSLMTSLDVKADFIFHSFGEMDGLNVFSFEKYVLDEQMMAARKSVESIDIFSEEDMDLETIQEVGPGGNYLAEEETILRYRTEIYYPELYSLENYADWERNGRVSVEQKAKERVEKRLKEYTAPEYTEKQRAVLEKALEGFDL
- a CDS encoding RidA family protein, yielding MKKEVFTPKGMKVFGGPVAEAVIAGGFAFVSGQIALDPETGDIIHGTIQEETRAALSNLKLLVEEMGASLEDVVKCDVFLSTMKDFDAMNEIYAEFFGTECPPARCGVALELWGGMKIEVGAIVKL